A genomic region of Fluviispira vulneris contains the following coding sequences:
- a CDS encoding lyase family protein, with protein MEIEKIVFIESNTTGTGELFIQKALEKNYQVLFLAADPYKYSFLNKYLISPIILDTSNKDSILKALENEKNIVGVFSSSEYFIEIAARIADTFSLPCNSAQAIHNCRNKDILAGILTKFDIPIPFTFLIKNQNELISIQEKINFPVIVKPAAGSGSIGVKLCKNVNELLKHSNQLLNLRENERGNAIETKILVQQYIEGQEYSVEVLKTDKNFEILGITQKYLGEKPFFVETGHDFPAELKEDIALKIKEIVLRSLNAVNFNFGAAHIELRVHNNTPYIIEINPRLAGGMIPELIKKSNGIDLIDILLDLYCGKKFDLSFKSKRYSSIRFLIPDKAGVIAKIDGFSTLENLDNYYLAKKIGDICSQFGDFRDRIGYLISSGDTIYESRLKVNNNLEKIKIHIEDMDEKIALNQSTGRIGKTIHSDAQAIVLKKKNKYNFLKELENIANIDEAHILMLFEKKIISKKITDKILRQIKLFRQSKFSEFMNKDALRGSYLLYENIMIEKLGMKIGGVIHTGRSRNDMNATLFKLNAREYFENLYSACWRLRNCILLQSHSYNFLKMPIYSQFQPAFEGSYAFYLLAIEESLTKEQNKLKACFDNLMECPLGAGAGCGTSFPIDTSITAKYLGFKTSFVNSLDAVANRDLALNLLSVLSIMGTILSRIAQDFQLWTTQEFCFFDLPDELCGGSSMMPQKKNPFLLEKIKGKSIIPSGILMSSLAITHKTPFSNSVEVGTESLVDFERGFIEIIESMQLLELIIKNAKPNDENMMRSSQNGLTISLAIAEKLVKLGLPFRESHFKVGETIQKALDSKQNPLEAISKLLPENCRIDDFDFGGGSSQFSVNKQRLNAVQRHREDGFWLQEKINFWQQSLEIKNKQIDNILKEDLE; from the coding sequence ATGGAAATTGAAAAAATTGTTTTTATTGAAAGTAATACGACAGGCACAGGTGAGTTATTTATTCAAAAAGCTCTTGAAAAAAATTATCAAGTCTTATTTTTAGCAGCAGATCCATATAAGTATTCTTTCTTAAATAAATATCTTATATCACCAATTATATTGGACACATCTAATAAAGATTCTATTTTAAAAGCACTCGAAAATGAAAAAAATATTGTTGGCGTATTTTCAAGTTCTGAGTATTTCATAGAAATAGCTGCAAGAATAGCAGACACGTTTTCATTGCCATGTAATTCTGCACAGGCAATTCACAATTGTCGGAATAAAGATATTCTCGCAGGAATTCTTACTAAATTTGATATTCCAATTCCGTTTACATTTCTTATTAAAAATCAAAATGAACTTATATCCATCCAAGAGAAGATAAATTTCCCAGTAATAGTTAAACCTGCCGCTGGAAGTGGGAGTATTGGAGTTAAACTTTGCAAGAATGTTAATGAATTATTGAAACATTCGAATCAACTTTTAAATCTTAGAGAAAATGAACGGGGTAACGCGATTGAAACAAAAATACTCGTTCAACAATATATTGAAGGTCAAGAGTATTCTGTTGAAGTCTTAAAGACGGATAAAAATTTTGAAATTTTAGGCATTACACAAAAATATTTGGGAGAAAAACCATTTTTTGTGGAGACGGGTCATGATTTTCCAGCAGAATTAAAAGAAGATATAGCCCTAAAAATTAAAGAGATTGTTTTACGGTCATTGAATGCAGTAAACTTTAATTTTGGTGCTGCACATATTGAATTGCGTGTGCACAATAATACTCCTTATATTATTGAAATAAACCCTAGACTCGCAGGTGGAATGATTCCAGAACTCATTAAAAAATCCAATGGTATTGATCTAATAGACATACTCTTAGATTTATATTGCGGAAAGAAATTTGATCTTAGTTTTAAGTCAAAGAGATATTCATCTATACGTTTCTTAATTCCAGATAAAGCAGGCGTCATTGCAAAAATTGATGGTTTTTCCACGTTGGAAAATTTAGATAACTATTATTTAGCAAAAAAAATTGGTGATATATGCTCTCAGTTTGGCGATTTTAGAGATCGTATTGGCTATTTAATTTCTTCTGGAGATACTATTTATGAATCTAGATTAAAGGTAAATAATAATCTGGAAAAAATTAAAATTCATATTGAGGACATGGATGAAAAAATTGCTTTAAATCAAAGCACAGGTCGCATTGGAAAAACAATTCATTCAGATGCACAAGCAATAGTTCTAAAAAAGAAAAATAAATATAATTTTTTAAAGGAACTAGAAAATATTGCAAATATTGATGAAGCACATATTTTAATGCTTTTTGAAAAGAAAATCATTTCAAAGAAAATAACAGATAAAATTTTGCGACAAATAAAATTATTTAGACAGAGCAAATTTTCAGAATTTATGAATAAAGATGCATTGCGAGGGTCATACCTTCTATATGAGAATATAATGATCGAAAAACTTGGTATGAAAATAGGCGGAGTGATCCATACAGGCCGCTCCCGAAATGATATGAATGCAACTCTTTTTAAATTAAATGCACGAGAATATTTTGAAAATTTATACAGCGCATGTTGGAGATTGCGTAACTGCATTTTACTACAGTCTCATTCTTATAATTTTTTAAAGATGCCAATATACAGTCAATTTCAACCTGCTTTTGAAGGCTCTTATGCATTTTATCTCTTAGCAATAGAAGAATCTTTAACAAAAGAACAGAACAAATTGAAAGCATGTTTTGATAATCTTATGGAATGCCCATTAGGTGCGGGTGCGGGTTGTGGTACAAGTTTTCCAATAGATACAAGTATAACTGCCAAATATTTAGGTTTCAAAACTTCATTTGTCAATTCCCTAGATGCTGTTGCAAATCGTGATTTAGCTCTCAACCTTTTGTCCGTCTTGAGTATAATGGGGACGATATTAAGCCGTATTGCTCAAGATTTTCAACTCTGGACAACTCAAGAATTTTGTTTTTTTGATCTTCCAGATGAGCTTTGTGGGGGATCTTCAATGATGCCACAAAAAAAGAATCCATTTTTACTGGAAAAAATTAAAGGTAAATCTATCATTCCGAGCGGAATATTAATGTCAAGTTTAGCAATTACTCACAAAACTCCTTTTTCGAATTCCGTCGAAGTAGGAACAGAATCTTTAGTCGATTTTGAAAGAGGATTTATAGAAATTATTGAGTCTATGCAGCTTCTCGAGCTTATTATAAAAAATGCAAAACCAAATGATGAAAACATGATGCGGAGTAGCCAAAATGGACTCACAATTTCACTTGCAATAGCAGAAAAATTAGTAAAGTTAGGATTACCATTTCGTGAGTCCCATTTTAAAGTAGGTGAGACAATTCAAAAAGCACTCGATTCAAAGCAAAATCCTTTAGAAGCCATTTCGAAACTTCTTCCAGAAAACTGCCGAATTGATGACTTTGATTTCGGTGGAGGATCATCCCAGTTTTCTGTTAATAAACAAAGATTAAATGCTGTTCAGCGGCACAGAGAAGATGGATTTTGGCTACAAGAAAAAATTAATTTTTGGCAACAATCTTTAGAAATTAAGAATAAACAAATTGATAATATCTTAAAAGAGGATCTGGAATGA
- a CDS encoding pyridoxal-phosphate dependent enzyme, translated as MSVAQAFQIDCLNVGSENNFKNFHLYNHGKIYKSYSDSILLPNIIQIEKNLFMASFQLMKLMPAKYVIEKALAEKRINPKYPIIETSSGTYALGLGIICAEMGLPFRIISDQAIDDDLKRRLEDLGGYVQILSQTLSSENPQIFRLNTLKEYLANNPQSFWPQQYNNPENQTAYTIFAEYLIKQLGNNLTLVGSVGSGGSTCGTIKCLRENNPFNRLVGVDTFGSVLFGLINEKRILRGLGNSLMPQNLEHCLFDEVHWVSACDAYLQTRKLHSLYSSFHGPTSGAAYHVAKWVSHQNKDEKVVFIAPDTGHRYLSSVYNNQYLKEMSFFDKEISSSPLKVMDPSEVNNKWTYLNWNRRTYKEIMEVKNGN; from the coding sequence ATGTCAGTTGCACAAGCATTCCAAATAGATTGCTTAAATGTGGGAAGTGAAAATAATTTTAAGAATTTTCATCTTTATAATCATGGAAAAATTTATAAATCCTATTCAGATTCAATTCTTTTACCCAATATTATTCAAATAGAAAAAAACTTATTTATGGCTTCATTTCAACTCATGAAACTTATGCCAGCAAAATATGTGATAGAAAAAGCACTTGCAGAAAAAAGAATCAATCCTAAATATCCGATCATTGAAACTTCAAGTGGAACATATGCTCTGGGATTAGGAATAATCTGCGCAGAAATGGGGCTGCCATTTCGCATTATAAGCGATCAAGCAATAGATGATGATTTAAAAAGAAGACTAGAAGATTTAGGTGGTTATGTCCAAATTCTCTCTCAAACCTTGAGTTCAGAAAATCCTCAAATATTTCGTTTAAATACTCTTAAAGAGTATCTCGCAAACAATCCTCAAAGTTTTTGGCCTCAGCAATATAACAATCCAGAAAATCAGACAGCTTATACTATTTTTGCTGAATACTTAATTAAGCAATTGGGGAATAACTTAACATTGGTTGGTTCAGTTGGATCGGGAGGATCGACTTGTGGGACAATTAAATGCTTAAGAGAAAATAATCCATTCAATCGATTAGTGGGTGTTGATACATTTGGCAGCGTATTATTTGGTTTAATTAATGAAAAAAGAATATTACGTGGATTGGGAAATTCTCTGATGCCACAAAATTTAGAGCATTGTCTTTTTGATGAAGTACATTGGGTATCTGCATGTGATGCCTATTTGCAAACGCGTAAATTGCATTCACTCTACTCAAGCTTTCACGGACCAACTAGTGGTGCTGCTTATCATGTTGCAAAGTGGGTTAGCCATCAAAATAAGGATGAAAAAGTTGTTTTTATCGCCCCCGACACAGGACATAGATATTTATCTTCAGTGTATAACAATCAATATCTCAAAGAAATGTCGTTTTTCGATAAAGAAATTTCATCTTCACCTTTGAAAGTTATGGATCCTTCTGAAGTCAATAATAAATGGACTTACTTAAATTGGAATAGAAGAACATATAAAGAAATTATGGAAGTTAAAAATGGAAATTGA
- a CDS encoding non-ribosomal peptide synthetase: MNKSKFDSLSPEQKAELIKKLQSIKNLENNKNPVLSNEIPKINRSENKFQLSFAQKRLWFIGKMQENSALYNIPFFLRLKGNLNIEALNASFNAIIERHEILRTNFKEENGIPYQVISPKKVIQLHPENIFESNLKQISIDEIHRPFNLENDMLLRLLLLKISENYYVLLMTIHHIISDGWSTGVICNELSKIYNGIIKSEKYTLPDLSIQYADFSVWQHDTLTGQKLNELLAYWKNHLHDLPPVLDLPTEFVRPSIQTYRGQSFSFIIEKNLEKELIKIANNNSSTLFMVTLTAFYILLMNYTKQRDITVGTTIANRNHKDLENLIGFFVNTIALRLKLDKHDSFTDLLKKTRAMTIGAYENQDLPFELLVKEVQPERSLSHSPLFQVMFELQNDAIENFSLNNLEISLIEQDLNLAKFDITLTLQSRESDLYGVVEFNTDLFTKKYMDQFVNNYVTLLKNICLNSDLNIDSYEILRENEKSDLINIYNISEKEFPLQKCVHELFDEQVNKTPYRIAASCDGSNLTYLALQEKSNQLAHYLKSMGSQIEDRIALYLDRGFDYLISMLGVLKAGAAFVPLEPGANDKRAYEIVEQCKPHFIITTNTLFDNANKLFNSNEKIINLKNSFDKIYPKESPKNLSVPNNLAYLIFTSGSTGKPKGAMLEHKGMVNHLFGKISDLKIDQNDVIGQIAVQTFDVSIWQFICPLLVGGRTAIFTGNSAWEPNLLINKINEEKVTILESVPSHTKVILDALESNHKSQLKPLRIYITNGEPLTLEQCQRWFKLNSDIIFVNAYGATECSDDSHHLHFINPPNTQMPYMPVKLPLPNQQTFILDEKLEAVPYGVRGEIYFAGFGVGRGYLNDPQKTASSFLPNPFAKTLGERLYKTGDIARRHFDGSIEFLGRSDFQVKIRGFRIEVGEIEAKLSEHHNIASCVVLANKNNTNNNYYLSAYIIPKKFPAPTIFDIKQFCINNLVEYMVPEAYIIMDDFPLSSNGKVDRKKLPTPSEQDFIQEQKYVPPRNSLETKISEVWTKVLGREKIGIYDNFFKIGGHSLLAAEVIIKLQKELNVKIELKKLFEFPTIESLGQSILKIDKELDILETSSVKSYPYMKYYDLAPCQIPEWYSYQIDRTSPVYNISFNDLFFRNINVDIFIKSWQCILDRHLNFRIYFDYIDGKPVQKLLNKLVLQKNEILIDNTQIDVENLDSIANNLACKYSNKAFDFENGPLFVLKIAEYPDKTFQLIFVIHHIIWDETSTINLFNELSSIYNAYLKNEIPDLPEIKLNYFDYSQWINESIQSGKFVKHKEYWMKEFKTLPPALNLQTDFSRPSMQTYNGNSISTWIPRNSIRKINNFIENNNVTLFMFMMSIIDLYFFRTTGQKDIVIGSPIAGRDHDDFKLILGLFATPLPIRCQIDEEMTFESLLFQIKEKSLLAFEHHYYPCNLVIEELNHVKDLSRPKLFSVMYGVQNNKTQAYEATQFHGAERFLKNLYGAEANAARFDLTLVVDQWGSDIAFNCIYNTDLFKKCSIERMLEDMVYIVDEVIKNPRLLLTEYSIFSDEKRKYLIDSINNTNINYEKNNIVQLLEKQLKRSPESIAISEEKNSITYKELHNSSNKLANFLIQSGIQAEDTVALSMKPSIQMVVSLLAILKLSAHYVPISIENPLARTESILEHSKAKFLIIDSGFSHESLSFSGLILNMCELKNKIKNFSSEFIYRELKQDILIYIIYTSGTTGLPKGIPIQNDGIVNLIQDTQRRYNLNQLDKILMITPYTFDASIIDIFWPLSFGGELIIPNFEKNKDPYAIAKLITEKQISILQCVPIMLDALIEANINSNYLRLVLSGGAQLSKIIRDKFFAKYQCQLMNHYGPTEITVDATIFDCSQSFYGDVVPIGKPIGNVKIFILDPYLNLVPQGVVGEIYIHSPGIMKGYLNEHKKTQQAIIEKEIDGKIYRLYKSGDLGKIADDGNIYYLGRIDKQVKVRGNRVELEEINNAILKIPYIKNSVVKVYTDEIISAYIEIKDEINKVNINNSNYRIYTLAQRPELLRKLNIIHAQSWPKYFEGSAILVDLWPKIYSEFSEYQILIVDEKDEIAAIGNSIPIYWDGTCKNLPNGWDGALESAFKETQTESNTLLILAGIVAKPYQSRGLSSEILKLFKIIAQANELEKILVAVRPTGKAQFPEIKFTDWCSLRREDGQLKDNWFRMHERIGGKILKIDLNSQFIKARIDEWESWTQFHIMNSGPIHLPETLQEAVVDFSDNSVTYYDPAVWVEHFFTNNENALWPKINGNQIKHLLNQTLPSYMVPDHYIFIAEMPLFENGKINESALVNNITEKNFHLDPAKTKMQKEISEIWKNVLKIDSIGVSDDFFNLGGQSLKVIQMLSLLANKYQIKIPLCNFYKTPTILGLEKMMSEKLLGKELICEYNLKK, from the coding sequence ATGAATAAGAGTAAATTTGATTCTCTAAGTCCAGAGCAAAAAGCAGAATTGATTAAAAAATTACAATCTATAAAAAATTTAGAAAACAATAAAAATCCTGTTTTATCAAATGAAATACCCAAAATAAATCGTTCAGAAAACAAGTTTCAACTTTCTTTTGCCCAAAAAAGATTGTGGTTTATTGGTAAAATGCAAGAAAATTCCGCATTATATAATATCCCTTTTTTCCTGCGTTTAAAGGGCAATTTAAACATAGAAGCTCTCAACGCCAGTTTTAATGCGATTATAGAACGGCATGAAATCCTTAGGACAAACTTTAAAGAAGAAAATGGTATTCCTTATCAAGTTATAAGCCCTAAAAAAGTGATTCAACTTCATCCAGAAAACATATTTGAATCAAATTTAAAACAGATTTCAATCGATGAAATTCACAGGCCATTTAATCTTGAAAATGATATGCTTTTGCGCCTTCTATTATTAAAAATATCCGAAAATTATTATGTATTATTAATGACTATTCATCATATTATTTCAGATGGCTGGTCAACTGGTGTTATCTGCAATGAATTATCAAAAATATATAATGGGATTATAAAATCAGAAAAATATACATTGCCCGACTTGAGTATTCAATACGCAGATTTCTCAGTTTGGCAACATGATACGCTGACTGGGCAAAAGCTAAATGAACTTTTAGCTTATTGGAAAAATCATTTGCATGATTTACCTCCGGTCTTAGACTTACCAACTGAATTTGTTCGACCATCAATTCAAACATATAGAGGACAATCTTTTTCATTTATTATTGAAAAGAATCTTGAAAAGGAATTAATAAAAATTGCTAATAACAATTCATCAACTCTCTTTATGGTGACGCTTACTGCTTTTTATATATTGCTCATGAATTATACTAAGCAAAGAGACATCACAGTAGGGACCACAATAGCAAATAGAAACCATAAAGATTTAGAAAATTTAATAGGATTTTTTGTAAATACGATCGCCTTAAGATTGAAGCTTGATAAGCACGATAGTTTTACTGATTTATTAAAAAAGACAAGGGCAATGACCATAGGTGCATATGAAAATCAAGATCTCCCATTTGAACTTCTAGTTAAAGAAGTTCAACCTGAACGCAGTTTGAGCCATTCTCCCCTTTTCCAAGTTATGTTTGAGCTGCAAAATGATGCTATAGAAAATTTCTCTTTGAACAATTTAGAAATTAGTTTAATCGAACAAGATTTGAACCTTGCAAAATTTGACATCACATTAACTTTACAAAGTCGTGAGAGCGATCTTTATGGTGTTGTAGAATTTAATACCGATCTATTTACAAAAAAATATATGGATCAATTTGTAAATAATTATGTTACTCTCCTAAAAAATATCTGTCTGAACTCAGATTTAAATATCGATAGTTATGAAATTCTAAGAGAAAATGAAAAAAGTGACTTGATAAATATATATAATATATCAGAAAAAGAATTTCCTCTTCAAAAATGTGTGCATGAATTATTTGACGAGCAAGTAAATAAAACGCCTTATCGAATAGCTGCAAGTTGTGATGGATCCAACCTAACTTATCTAGCACTACAAGAAAAATCAAATCAATTAGCGCATTACTTAAAAAGCATGGGCTCACAAATTGAAGACAGGATTGCGTTGTATCTTGATCGCGGATTTGATTATTTAATAAGTATGTTAGGTGTATTAAAAGCTGGCGCTGCATTTGTTCCTTTGGAGCCAGGAGCAAATGACAAAAGAGCATATGAGATCGTTGAACAGTGTAAACCACATTTTATCATCACTACAAATACCCTTTTTGATAACGCTAATAAATTATTTAATTCAAATGAAAAAATAATTAATTTAAAAAATTCATTTGATAAAATTTATCCAAAAGAATCGCCCAAAAATTTATCTGTCCCAAATAATTTAGCATATTTAATTTTTACCTCAGGTTCTACTGGTAAACCAAAAGGTGCGATGCTTGAACATAAAGGAATGGTGAATCACTTATTTGGAAAAATTAGTGATTTAAAAATTGATCAAAATGATGTCATTGGACAGATTGCAGTACAAACCTTTGATGTTTCTATTTGGCAATTTATCTGCCCTCTTCTAGTCGGTGGAAGAACAGCAATTTTCACAGGAAATTCCGCTTGGGAACCAAACCTTTTGATAAATAAAATAAATGAAGAAAAGGTAACAATTCTTGAATCAGTGCCTTCCCATACTAAGGTTATATTAGATGCATTGGAGAGTAACCATAAGTCTCAGCTCAAACCGCTGAGGATTTATATCACAAATGGAGAGCCTCTTACTTTAGAGCAATGTCAAAGGTGGTTTAAATTAAATTCAGATATTATTTTTGTAAACGCATATGGGGCAACTGAATGCTCTGATGATTCTCATCATTTACACTTTATAAACCCTCCAAACACGCAAATGCCTTACATGCCAGTTAAATTGCCTTTGCCCAATCAACAGACATTTATTTTAGATGAAAAGCTTGAAGCCGTTCCATATGGCGTACGCGGCGAAATATACTTTGCCGGTTTTGGTGTCGGTCGAGGCTATTTAAACGATCCTCAAAAAACAGCTTCGAGCTTTCTACCAAACCCATTTGCAAAAACTTTGGGAGAAAGGCTTTATAAAACAGGTGACATTGCTCGAAGGCATTTTGATGGCTCAATAGAGTTTTTAGGTCGTTCTGATTTTCAAGTTAAAATTCGTGGATTCAGAATTGAGGTTGGAGAGATAGAAGCTAAGTTAAGCGAACACCATAATATTGCGAGTTGTGTTGTTTTAGCAAACAAAAACAATACTAATAATAATTATTATTTGAGTGCATATATTATTCCAAAAAAATTTCCTGCTCCCACTATATTCGATATCAAACAATTTTGTATTAATAATTTAGTGGAATATATGGTACCAGAAGCATATATCATAATGGATGATTTTCCTTTATCGAGCAATGGAAAAGTGGATCGGAAAAAATTACCTACCCCCTCAGAACAAGACTTTATTCAAGAGCAAAAATATGTTCCTCCTCGGAATTCACTTGAAACTAAAATTTCAGAAGTTTGGACAAAAGTATTAGGCCGAGAAAAAATTGGTATATATGATAATTTCTTTAAAATAGGTGGACATTCTTTGCTTGCAGCTGAAGTTATTATTAAACTGCAAAAAGAATTAAATGTAAAAATTGAGCTAAAAAAATTATTTGAATTTCCAACTATAGAATCTTTAGGGCAGTCAATACTTAAGATCGATAAAGAGCTTGATATTCTAGAAACATCATCAGTTAAATCGTATCCTTATATGAAATATTACGATCTTGCTCCATGTCAGATTCCTGAATGGTATTCTTATCAAATTGATAGAACGAGTCCCGTATATAATATTAGCTTTAATGATCTTTTTTTTAGAAATATAAATGTGGATATATTTATAAAATCATGGCAATGTATTTTAGATAGGCACTTAAATTTTAGAATTTATTTTGATTATATTGATGGCAAACCTGTTCAAAAATTACTAAACAAATTGGTCTTACAAAAAAATGAGATATTAATAGACAATACACAAATAGATGTTGAGAACTTGGACTCAATCGCAAATAATTTAGCTTGTAAATATAGCAATAAAGCTTTTGATTTTGAGAATGGACCTTTATTTGTATTAAAAATTGCAGAATACCCTGATAAAACTTTTCAACTTATATTTGTAATACACCATATAATATGGGATGAAACTAGCACCATAAATCTTTTTAATGAATTATCTTCAATTTATAATGCATATTTAAAAAATGAAATTCCTGATTTACCTGAAATAAAATTAAATTATTTTGACTACTCTCAATGGATCAATGAATCTATTCAATCTGGTAAATTCGTAAAACATAAAGAGTATTGGATGAAAGAATTTAAAACCTTACCACCCGCCCTCAATCTTCAGACAGATTTTTCAAGACCTTCCATGCAGACTTATAATGGAAACTCAATATCAACATGGATACCGCGCAACAGTATCCGTAAAATAAATAACTTTATAGAAAATAATAATGTAACATTATTTATGTTTATGATGTCGATTATAGATTTATATTTTTTTAGAACTACGGGACAAAAGGATATTGTCATTGGCAGTCCTATCGCAGGAAGAGATCATGATGATTTCAAATTAATTCTTGGCCTTTTTGCAACGCCTCTCCCAATTCGCTGCCAAATTGATGAAGAAATGACATTTGAAAGTTTATTATTTCAAATAAAAGAAAAGTCACTTTTAGCTTTTGAACATCATTATTATCCATGCAATCTTGTGATAGAAGAATTGAATCATGTTAAAGATCTCTCCCGCCCTAAATTATTTTCAGTCATGTATGGTGTGCAAAATAATAAAACACAAGCCTATGAAGCGACACAATTTCATGGAGCAGAAAGGTTCTTAAAAAATCTATATGGAGCAGAAGCAAACGCAGCTCGCTTTGACTTAACGCTCGTTGTTGATCAGTGGGGAAGTGATATTGCTTTTAATTGCATTTATAATACAGATCTTTTTAAAAAATGCTCCATCGAAAGAATGCTTGAGGATATGGTTTATATTGTTGATGAGGTGATCAAAAATCCACGTTTGCTCCTCACAGAATATTCAATTTTTTCAGATGAAAAAAGAAAGTATTTAATTGATAGCATAAATAATACAAATATAAATTATGAAAAAAATAATATTGTTCAATTACTTGAGAAACAGTTAAAACGCTCGCCTGAGAGTATTGCAATTTCTGAAGAAAAGAATTCAATCACATATAAGGAATTACATAATTCTTCAAATAAATTAGCAAATTTCTTAATACAAAGCGGAATACAGGCTGAAGACACTGTCGCTCTCTCCATGAAGCCATCAATCCAGATGGTAGTGAGCCTTTTAGCAATTTTAAAGTTGTCCGCCCATTATGTCCCAATTTCAATTGAAAATCCTTTGGCTCGTACCGAAAGTATTTTAGAACATTCAAAAGCAAAATTTTTAATAATTGACTCTGGATTTTCACATGAAAGTTTGTCCTTTAGCGGTTTAATTTTAAATATGTGTGAATTAAAAAATAAAATCAAAAATTTTAGTTCAGAATTTATTTATAGAGAATTAAAGCAGGATATATTAATATATATTATATATACTTCTGGCACAACAGGATTACCCAAAGGAATTCCAATTCAAAATGATGGCATTGTGAATTTAATTCAAGATACACAAAGACGATATAATTTGAATCAGCTTGATAAAATATTAATGATAACACCCTATACTTTTGATGCATCTATTATAGATATTTTCTGGCCACTTTCTTTTGGCGGAGAATTAATCATACCTAACTTTGAAAAAAATAAAGATCCATATGCAATTGCTAAATTAATAACAGAAAAGCAAATTAGCATTTTACAATGTGTACCGATTATGCTTGATGCCCTGATAGAGGCAAATATTAATTCTAATTATTTGCGACTCGTTTTATCCGGAGGAGCACAATTATCCAAAATAATAAGAGATAAATTTTTTGCAAAATATCAATGCCAATTGATGAATCATTATGGACCTACTGAAATTACAGTTGATGCTACCATTTTTGATTGTTCGCAATCATTTTATGGTGACGTCGTACCTATAGGTAAGCCAATTGGGAATGTTAAAATTTTTATTCTCGATCCTTATTTAAATCTAGTTCCTCAAGGTGTGGTTGGAGAAATTTATATACATTCCCCAGGAATAATGAAAGGGTATTTAAATGAGCATAAAAAAACGCAGCAGGCAATTATTGAGAAAGAAATTGATGGTAAAATTTATCGATTATATAAATCGGGTGATTTAGGAAAAATTGCCGACGATGGGAATATTTATTATTTAGGAAGAATTGATAAACAAGTAAAAGTAAGAGGAAATAGAGTTGAACTAGAAGAAATTAACAATGCTATATTAAAAATTCCTTATATTAAAAACTCTGTTGTTAAAGTATATACTGATGAAATTATTTCAGCATACATTGAAATAAAAGATGAAATTAATAAAGTTAACATAAATAACTCAAATTATAGAATATATACCTTAGCACAACGTCCTGAATTGCTGAGGAAACTCAATATAATTCATGCTCAATCCTGGCCAAAGTATTTTGAAGGAAGTGCAATCCTCGTTGACCTATGGCCTAAAATTTATTCTGAATTTTCTGAGTATCAAATATTAATCGTGGATGAAAAAGATGAAATTGCTGCAATCGGTAACTCAATTCCCATTTATTGGGATGGGACATGCAAAAATTTGCCGAATGGCTGGGACGGTGCTCTAGAAAGTGCGTTTAAGGAAACTCAAACTGAATCGAATACATTGCTTATATTAGCGGGTATAGTTGCAAAACCCTATCAATCAAGAGGGTTGAGTAGTGAAATCTTAAAATTATTTAAAATAATTGCGCAAGCAAATGAATTGGAAAAAATATTAGTTGCAGTTCGACCAACAGGCAAAGCTCAATTTCCCGAAATAAAATTTACTGACTGGTGCTCTCTGCGTAGAGAAGATGGACAGCTTAAAGACAATTGGTTTCGAATGCACGAGCGAATTGGTGGTAAAATATTAAAAATAGATCTGAATTCACAATTTATAAAAGCTAGAATTGATGAATGGGAAAGCTGGACTCAATTTCATATTATGAATTCAGGTCCTATTCATTTACCAGAGACCTTACAAGAGGCAGTGGTTGATTTTTCAGATAACTCTGTAACTTATTATGATCCTGCAGTTTGGGTTGAACATTTTTTTACAAATAATGAAAATGCTCTCTGGCCAAAAATTAATGGAAATCAAATTAAACACTTATTAAATCAAACTTTACCTTCATATATGGTTCCAGATCATTACATTTTTATTGCAGAAATGCCTTTATTTGAGAATGGTAAAATCAATGAAAGCGCATTGGTTAATAATATAACTGAAAAGAATTTCCATTTAGACCCAGCTAAAACGAAAATGCAAAAAGAAATATCGGAAATTTGGAAAAATGTTTTGAAGATTGATTCAATCGGTGTAAGTGATGATTTTTTTAATTTGGGTGGGCAGTCTTTAAAAGTAATTCAAATGCTATCCTTATTGGCAAATAAATATCAAATAAAAATTCCACTCTGTAATTTCTATAAAACTCCTACAATTCTTGGTCTTGAAAAAATGATGAGCGAAAAATTATTAGGGAAAGAATTAATTTGCGAATATAATTTAAAAAAATGA